TTTTAGGAAAACAAGACGGATTGGAAAATTTACTCAGTGTTGCGGATATTTTTTTGCTTCCTTCCCAACAAGAAAGTTTTGGTTTATCTGCCCTTGAAGCAATGGCTTGCGGAGTTCCGGTAATTGGATCAAGCGTTGGAGGTTTACCTGAATTAATAATTCACAATACTACTGGATTTATTGCTGAATTTGGTGATGTTGATAGAATGGCAAAATATGCTTTGGAATTATTAACGAACAAGAAAAAATTTAATTCCTTCTCAAAAAACTCCAGAAAAAGATCGGAAAATTATTTTGAGAAGAAATTAATTGTCCCACAATATATTAGATATTATGAAAAAATTTTAAATCAATAATTATTGAACAATTGGAGTTTTTCCAATACTGTAATGAGTAAAACCTAATTCTTTTGTTTTTCTTCTATTGAATACATTTCGTCCGTCGAAAATAATAGGTTTTGCAAGTAAAGATTTAACTTGTTCTAAATCCGGATTATTAAATTCATTCCACTCAGTTAAAACCAATAATGCATTTGCACCATTTACAGCTTTATATTGATCTTCAGCATATTCAACTCTATCTTGTAAATAGAATTTAGCATTTTCCATAGCTTCCGGATCATATGCTGTAACTGTTGCTCCACGTTTTAACAATTCTTCAATAATTACAACAGATGGCGCTTCTCGCATATCATCTGTATTTGGTTTAAAAGCTAAGCCCCAAACAGCAAATTTCATTCCTTGAATATTATCGCCAAAATGTTTGAGTATTTTCTTAACAATCACTTGTTTTTGATCTTTATTAACTTGATCTACAAGTGTTAGTAATCTCATTTCAGAACCCTTTTCTTTGGAAGTTTTTATAAGAGCATTAACATCCTTTGGAAAACAAGATCCACCGTAACCAATTCCGGCATATAAAAATCGTTTCCCTATTCTTGTATCAGAACCCATACCTTTTCTAACCAAATCGATATTTGCTCCAACAACTTCACAGAAATTTGCCAATTCATTCATATACGTAATTCTCATTGCCAAATATGAATTTGCAGCATATTTAGTTACTTCAGAGCTTTCCGGATTCATTTCAATTATTGAACTTCCTTTTAACACAAAAGGATAATAAAGTGATTTCATTTTATTCATTGCCGCATCAGTTGAAGCTCCAATTACAATTCTATCAGGTTTCATAAAATCATCAACGGCAAATCCTTCTCTTAAAAATTCTGGATTAGATACAACTTCAAAATTTTCAATGTTATATTTTTTTAGGATTTTTGTAACTGCTGCTGATGTTCCAACCGGAACTGTACTTTTATTTGCAATAATTTTAAAATCATGTCCGGGATTTTCACTTAAAATTTTACCAATTTCATCAGCAATTCCGTAAACATATTTTAAATCCGCTGATCCATCTTCACCTTGTGGAGTAGGCAGACAAAGCATAATTACTTCACAATCCAAAACTGCTGATTTTAAATCATCGGTAAAATGAAGTCTGTTTTTTGCAATATTTCTGTAAAATAATAAATCTAATCCAGGTTCATAAATTGGGACTTCTGCTTTTTTTAGCTGAGCAAGTTTTTGAGGATTATTATCAACACAAATTACGTCATTTCCCATTTCTGCAAAACAAGTTCCGGATACTAATCCAACATACCCAGTTCCAATAACTGAAATTTTCATTTTTTACTCCAAAAATTTTAATAATTAAAATCTTGCTTAATTTCTTCGAAATTTACGCCCATTAAATCTTTATCAGATATAATCGGATTTTTAATTCCCCAGTTTATTCTTAGGTTTGAATCATTAAATAAAATGCATCTTTCATCAGATTTGCTATAATAATTTGTACATTTATAACTAAATATTGCTGTTTCTGATAATACGGAAAATCCGTGTGCAAAACCCGGCGGAATCCATAATTGTTTTTTATTTTCTTGGGATAATTCTATACCAAAACTTTTTCCAAATGTTGGTGAATTAAACCTAATATCAACAGCAAAATCTAAAACTTTACCAAATAAAACTTGACACAATTTTCCTTGTGCAAATTCACCAACTTGATAATGCAAACCTCTTATTGTTCCATAACTTGAAAACGAAATATTATCTTGAACAAATTTCAGATTAATACCCAATTCTAAATATTTTTTTTCCGAAAATGATTCAAAAAAATAACCTCTATCATCTTTAAAAATATCCGGTTCAATAATAAATAGATCACGGAATGAAGTGTCAACTTTTTTCAATATTAATACCTTTTATTTTTGTGCCAATTAAAAGCTGATTGTAAAATTTCATCTAAATTATATCGTGAATTCCAGCCTAAAATTTCTTTAGCTTTTTTATTATCAGCTACAAGAATTGCCGGATCGCCTTCTCTTCTATCAACAATTTCATATTTGATTTTGAGATTTGTTATTCTTTCTGCAGAATTTATAATTTCTTTAACTGAATTTCCTTCGCCGGTTCCCAAATTAAAAATATTGCTATTTTCGTCATTTTTTAAATATTCAATTGCTTTAAAATGTGCATCACCTAAATCATTGATGTGAATATAATCTCTTATACAAGTTCCGTCTTTGGTTTCATAATCATCGCCAAAAATTAAAACTTTTTCTCTTAAGCCTAATGCTGTGTTCAAAACTATTGGAATTAAGTGAGGTTCGGGATTATGACTTTCACCAATTTCTCCGCTAAAATCAGCACCAGCTGCATTAAAATATCTCAAAGCAACATATTTTAATCCGTATGAATTATCAAAATCTTTCAACATATTTTCAATCATTAATTTTGTCTGCGCATAAGGATTTATTGGATTTGTTTTTTGATTTTCAGAAATTGGAACTATTTCAGGATTTCCATAAAGTGAACATGTTGAAGAAAAAACAAATTTCTTAACAGTATTTTGTAAACATGCCTTAAGTAAATTATAACTTCCAACAACATTATTTTCATAATATAGATTTGGGTTTTCAACAGATTCACCAACATATGCAAAAGCAGCAAAATGAACAACTGCATCAAAATTTTGATTGTGAAAAACCCGATTTAAATTTTGATAATCCAATAAATCAACAATTTCCAATTTAACATTATTTGGAATTGCTTCTTTATGACCTCTGCTCAAATTATCTAGTACCACAACTTCTATGTTTTTCTCATTCAATATTTTTACAAAGTGAGAACCAATATATCCTGCACCACCAGTTACTAAAACTTTCATTTAATTATTAACCATTTTTTTTCGAAAGATACAAAATAATAGTAAATATTTTCTTAAACCAATAATTGAAATTATTTTATGAAATGTAATATTTGATAATTATATAATAAAATTTTACTTTACATCATAAAGTAAAAAAATTTGATGGAATTATGAATATTACAAAATCACAAGCAATAGAAATGTCTGAATTGACTTGCAGACTTTCTCGCGCATGCAACAAAAAAGAAAGTAGTTTTGCAGCTCTTTTTAATCTTACTCCAACTGAATTAAAATGTTTACGAATGTTTGCAAAAAAATCTACTGTTTCAATCAAAGAAATGATTGACGAATTAGAAATAAGTGCTGGAAGAGTAACACATATTTTAACAAGTTTGGAAGAAAAAAAATATATTGTTAGAAGAATTGATAATTTAGATAAGAGAAATCACCTTGTTGATTTAACTCCGGAAAGTAAAAAGTTTATTAGTCTTCTTACCAAAAAACATATTGAACTACATCAAAATATTTTAAATAATTTTGAAATTGAAAAACAAGAATTTGTTGCTGTAATTATGAAAGAATTAATTAATGCTTTAGAACTATGGAGTGATTCGAACAAACAAAAGTTAGGCGAAGAATAATTTTTTCTCCCGCAATTTTTGCGGGAGAATTTATTGAATTATTTTAACATCCTTCTCTTTTTTTCTTCCCGGAAGTTTTCTTTAATGTTATTGCGGTTGGGGCTTTTAACTGCGGCATTTCATTTTTAACAATTAATTCTTCTGAATTTGTCTGAATATTTCCACCAAAATATTTACTAACTTCCGCAAGTTTATCATGTTTATGTTTCTGCTCAACAGAAGGATTTTCTCCGCAATCACATTTGGGAAATAAAATATTTTCCTTCCAATTATTTAATCCACCAGGAATAATATTTAT
The nucleotide sequence above comes from Ignavibacteriota bacterium. Encoded proteins:
- a CDS encoding UDP-glucose/GDP-mannose dehydrogenase family protein is translated as MKISVIGTGYVGLVSGTCFAEMGNDVICVDNNPQKLAQLKKAEVPIYEPGLDLLFYRNIAKNRLHFTDDLKSAVLDCEVIMLCLPTPQGEDGSADLKYVYGIADEIGKILSENPGHDFKIIANKSTVPVGTSAAVTKILKKYNIENFEVVSNPEFLREGFAVDDFMKPDRIVIGASTDAAMNKMKSLYYPFVLKGSSIIEMNPESSEVTKYAANSYLAMRITYMNELANFCEVVGANIDLVRKGMGSDTRIGKRFLYAGIGYGGSCFPKDVNALIKTSKEKGSEMRLLTLVDQVNKDQKQVIVKKILKHFGDNIQGMKFAVWGLAFKPNTDDMREAPSVVIIEELLKRGATVTAYDPEAMENAKFYLQDRVEYAEDQYKAVNGANALLVLTEWNEFNNPDLEQVKSLLAKPIIFDGRNVFNRRKTKELGFTHYSIGKTPIVQ
- the rfbC gene encoding dTDP-4-dehydrorhamnose 3,5-epimerase is translated as MKKVDTSFRDLFIIEPDIFKDDRGYFFESFSEKKYLELGINLKFVQDNISFSSYGTIRGLHYQVGEFAQGKLCQVLFGKVLDFAVDIRFNSPTFGKSFGIELSQENKKQLWIPPGFAHGFSVLSETAIFSYKCTNYYSKSDERCILFNDSNLRINWGIKNPIISDKDLMGVNFEEIKQDFNY
- the galE gene encoding UDP-glucose 4-epimerase GalE, with the protein product MKVLVTGGAGYIGSHFVKILNEKNIEVVVLDNLSRGHKEAIPNNVKLEIVDLLDYQNLNRVFHNQNFDAVVHFAAFAYVGESVENPNLYYENNVVGSYNLLKACLQNTVKKFVFSSTCSLYGNPEIVPISENQKTNPINPYAQTKLMIENMLKDFDNSYGLKYVALRYFNAAGADFSGEIGESHNPEPHLIPIVLNTALGLREKVLIFGDDYETKDGTCIRDYIHINDLGDAHFKAIEYLKNDENSNIFNLGTGEGNSVKEIINSAERITNLKIKYEIVDRREGDPAILVADNKKAKEILGWNSRYNLDEILQSAFNWHKNKRY
- a CDS encoding MarR family transcriptional regulator, giving the protein MNITKSQAIEMSELTCRLSRACNKKESSFAALFNLTPTELKCLRMFAKKSTVSIKEMIDELEISAGRVTHILTSLEEKKYIVRRIDNLDKRNHLVDLTPESKKFISLLTKKHIELHQNILNNFEIEKQEFVAVIMKELINALELWSDSNKQKLGEE